In Hydrogenovibrio thermophilus, the following are encoded in one genomic region:
- a CDS encoding rhodanese-like domain-containing protein, with protein MAIKSFLSFVLVLMLSGPLGALFGTSSVYAAEQKVNITKDLASITVMDNGKKYVIKRNQNVKNTINEDYALTSRACPPFCVQPMQLLPGVHTIGEIEMLKFLKARSDGDKSIMIIDSRTPDWVRKGSIPSAINIPWTQLYPESSSYQPFVVEDLLTSRFGAKVDDGIWDFSNAKTLVMFCNGPWCGQSPTNIKALVNMGYPADKIYWYRGGMQAWNALGLTTTTSP; from the coding sequence ATGGCGATTAAATCATTTTTGAGCTTTGTGTTGGTGCTGATGCTGAGCGGGCCTTTGGGCGCGCTGTTCGGGACGTCGTCGGTGTATGCGGCCGAACAGAAGGTGAACATCACCAAAGATTTGGCCTCCATCACAGTGATGGACAATGGCAAAAAGTATGTCATCAAACGTAATCAAAACGTCAAAAATACGATTAATGAGGATTATGCATTAACGTCTCGGGCTTGTCCGCCGTTTTGTGTGCAACCGATGCAGTTATTGCCCGGCGTGCATACGATTGGTGAAATTGAGATGTTGAAGTTTTTGAAAGCCCGCTCCGATGGCGATAAAAGCATTATGATTATTGATTCACGTACCCCGGACTGGGTTCGAAAAGGTTCGATTCCAAGTGCCATTAATATCCCGTGGACGCAGTTGTATCCGGAATCTTCTTCTTATCAACCCTTCGTTGTGGAAGATTTGTTGACCAGCCGGTTTGGCGCCAAAGTCGATGACGGTATCTGGGATTTTTCCAATGCGAAAACCTTGGTGATGTTCTGTAACGGCCCTTGGTGTGGTCAGTCGCCGACCAATATCAAAGCGTTGGTGAATATGGGCTACCCGGCGGATAAAATCTATTGGTACCGCGGTGGCATGCAGGCCTGGAATGCTTTGGGTCTCACCACGACGACCTCGCCTTAA
- a CDS encoding protein-L-isoaspartate O-methyltransferase family protein, translating to MNFEQARFNMVEQQIRPWDVLDPKILDLFMSTPRHEFVAESQQALAYSDIELPIGEDQSMLPPRVEARLLQALDPAEDETVLEIGTGSGYTTALLAKAAKSVTTVELFPSLQETAQQRLTEFDNITFKQGDASQGWDDGQTYDVIFLTGAVAELPDSYKQQLNLGGRLVAIQGEKPTMTAEVLTRISDTEWETEVLFETVLPYLVNAEPKSHFSL from the coding sequence ATGAACTTCGAACAAGCGCGCTTTAACATGGTCGAACAACAAATCCGCCCTTGGGATGTGCTCGACCCGAAAATACTGGATTTGTTCATGTCAACACCACGTCACGAGTTCGTGGCCGAGTCGCAACAAGCGCTGGCTTACAGCGACATCGAATTGCCGATTGGCGAAGATCAATCCATGTTGCCGCCACGTGTCGAGGCCCGCTTACTGCAAGCGCTTGACCCGGCCGAAGACGAAACCGTACTGGAAATTGGAACCGGTTCCGGCTACACCACAGCCCTGCTGGCTAAAGCAGCAAAAAGCGTCACCACCGTAGAGCTTTTCCCAAGCTTACAAGAAACGGCCCAGCAACGTTTGACCGAATTCGACAACATTACCTTCAAACAAGGCGACGCCAGCCAAGGTTGGGATGATGGTCAAACCTACGACGTCATCTTCCTGACCGGCGCCGTGGCCGAACTGCCCGACAGTTACAAGCAACAACTGAACCTGGGCGGCCGACTGGTCGCCATCCAGGGCGAAAAACCGACTATGACCGCAGAGGTCTTGACCCGCATCAGTGACACCGAATGGGAAACGGAAGTCTTGTTTGAAACCGTCTTGCCTTACCTGGTCAATGCCGAACCGAAATCGCATTTTTCCCTTTAA
- a CDS encoding DNA ligase, giving the protein MNLIVRRLGLLFCLCGGLVAFPTANSEDSPDLFLPKVYEPGKVDVRGWLMSEKLDGVRAYWDGQQLLSRGGQIIHAPAWFLKGFPKFELDGELWTRRQDFENIVSIVRQQEPDNRWNQISYRVFDVPNQSGGLLERLAVLETYLKKQSLPQVKLIPQIPVETTDQVQETLDRLVEKGAEGLILRQASQPYVTGRTQTALKVKTYWDDECRVVGYTPGKGRFDGLVGSLVCDWQGQRIKLGSGLSAAERKNPPTLNTWVTFKYYGLTQKGKPRFPVFLRVRTDQGLQ; this is encoded by the coding sequence ATGAATCTAATAGTTAGGAGGCTTGGCCTCCTTTTTTGTTTGTGCGGCGGCTTGGTGGCTTTCCCAACGGCCAACTCAGAAGACAGTCCTGACCTTTTTTTACCAAAGGTGTATGAACCGGGTAAAGTCGACGTTCGAGGTTGGTTGATGAGTGAAAAGCTGGATGGCGTTCGAGCTTACTGGGATGGTCAGCAGTTGTTATCACGTGGTGGCCAGATTATTCATGCTCCAGCTTGGTTTTTGAAAGGCTTTCCGAAGTTTGAGTTGGACGGTGAGCTTTGGACCAGACGCCAAGACTTTGAAAACATCGTTTCCATTGTGCGCCAGCAGGAACCGGATAACCGGTGGAACCAAATCTCTTACCGGGTATTTGACGTGCCGAACCAATCTGGAGGATTGTTGGAGCGGCTTGCGGTGTTGGAAACCTATTTGAAAAAACAGTCTTTACCACAGGTGAAGTTGATTCCGCAAATACCGGTTGAAACGACGGATCAGGTTCAAGAAACGCTTGACCGGCTGGTTGAAAAGGGCGCCGAAGGGCTAATTTTACGACAGGCTTCACAACCCTATGTGACTGGCCGAACGCAAACGGCCTTGAAAGTGAAAACCTATTGGGATGATGAGTGTCGAGTGGTTGGCTATACGCCAGGCAAAGGCCGTTTTGACGGTTTGGTCGGTTCTTTGGTATGTGATTGGCAAGGGCAGCGGATTAAACTGGGTTCGGGCTTAAGTGCTGCGGAGCGTAAAAATCCGCCAACGCTTAATACCTGGGTGACGTTTAAGTATTATGGTTTGACTCAGAAAGGGAAACCGCGGTTCCCGGTCTTTTTGCGTGTCCGCACCGACCAGGGGTTGCAGTAA
- a CDS encoding ComEA family DNA-binding protein, with product MIRLVALVFSLFFASYVMAAPVNVNSASASEIADALSGVGEVKAQAIVEYRKAHGGFKSVDELANVKGIGVKTLEKNKSDILLSDKK from the coding sequence ATGATTAGATTAGTTGCACTTGTTTTTAGTTTGTTTTTCGCTTCCTACGTTATGGCGGCACCAGTCAATGTAAACAGCGCTTCGGCGAGTGAAATTGCCGATGCTTTGAGTGGTGTGGGTGAAGTAAAGGCGCAGGCGATTGTTGAGTACCGTAAAGCGCACGGCGGATTTAAGTCCGTAGATGAGCTGGCGAATGTCAAAGGCATTGGCGTCAAGACGCTTGAGAAGAACAAGAGCGATATTTTGTTGTCGGATAAGAAATAA
- a CDS encoding LPS O-antigen chain length determinant protein WzzB, whose product MEKQLGNLPESARYAGEDEIDLFELWNGLVEEKKLILVSFIAVIAIATVYAFWVKPTYQSSAYFLPPEKDAIQELNRLDIQLGRNGSYVPLGVMNAFTKNLTSRSILNDVFKENNLMEVFDSGSSELVGADYQEAFNKAFERFLSDYSVNFPRKNANTSAVSANLALQVSEQDVQRLLSKIVNQAIEKTTKELSGEVLFERQTLMDQTQKEIDSARLIAKAKRMDRIARLGEAIVIARKLNLAEPKAVGPEVGIQGVQAQGLPLYYLGYKLLEAEKSALLERKSDDPFIERLRDLEERLALLNAVQVNLNNVSVVKVDQAPTLGEKIKPKKALILAVAGVLGLMLGVFVALIRRAVKKRRAEMTVS is encoded by the coding sequence ATGGAAAAACAGCTTGGTAATTTGCCTGAAAGCGCTCGTTACGCAGGGGAAGATGAAATTGATTTATTTGAGCTATGGAATGGGTTGGTTGAGGAAAAAAAGCTGATTCTGGTGAGCTTTATAGCGGTGATTGCAATTGCAACTGTTTATGCGTTTTGGGTGAAGCCGACTTATCAGTCGAGTGCGTATTTTTTGCCGCCAGAAAAGGATGCCATACAAGAATTAAACCGCTTGGATATTCAATTGGGACGGAATGGGTCTTACGTTCCCTTAGGCGTGATGAACGCATTTACTAAGAACTTAACCTCTCGAAGTATTTTGAATGACGTTTTTAAAGAAAATAATTTAATGGAAGTGTTCGACTCGGGTTCTAGCGAGTTGGTTGGGGCAGACTATCAAGAAGCGTTTAATAAAGCGTTTGAACGTTTTTTGAGTGATTATTCGGTTAACTTTCCGAGAAAGAATGCGAATACCAGTGCGGTTTCAGCTAATCTTGCTCTGCAAGTAAGTGAGCAGGATGTGCAGCGTTTGTTGTCGAAAATTGTGAATCAAGCCATCGAAAAAACCACAAAAGAGTTAAGTGGAGAGGTGTTGTTTGAACGTCAGACGTTGATGGATCAAACTCAGAAAGAGATTGATTCGGCGCGTTTAATCGCAAAGGCTAAACGAATGGATCGGATTGCACGACTTGGAGAGGCGATTGTCATTGCCCGTAAGCTAAATTTGGCGGAGCCGAAGGCTGTGGGGCCCGAGGTAGGGATTCAAGGAGTACAAGCACAGGGCCTGCCTTTGTATTACCTTGGGTATAAATTGCTGGAAGCCGAAAAGAGTGCATTGCTAGAAAGAAAGTCCGATGACCCTTTTATTGAGAGATTAAGAGATTTGGAAGAGCGCTTGGCGTTATTGAATGCCGTTCAAGTGAACTTGAATAATGTCAGTGTCGTTAAGGTTGACCAAGCCCCGACCCTAGGAGAAAAAATAAAGCCTAAAAAAGCGTTAATTTTAGCGGTCGCTGGTGTTCTGGGTTTAATGTTGGGCGTCTTTGTGGCGTTGATTCGTCGTGCGGTTAAAAAGCGCCGAGCGGAAATGACGGTGAGTTAG
- a CDS encoding undecaprenyl-phosphate glucose phosphotransferase encodes MLNAIKPDHSGFVWIHRVIDALLPILLLLSLTQLQNIPWHDRYLTMGLLGGFVFVIASQMVGVYRSWRGRSLFASAKLILNAWLLTWATLIVIAFLYKDSENFSRLAVTLWAIITPIILIGYRVTLRTVLAKYRMHGNNTKTIAIIGAGKVGQHIANIIQNNPWLGYRVCAFYDDNTELHNTQINDIPVKGCTNQIGDIVNQNHYSEIYICLPLRAEQKIKQILNELTDTTSVVKFVPDLFSFDLMHAKTSELKGIPVFSVYDTPLSSTSNQIIKRLEDVVFSSIILVLISPILLWIAFMVKKSSPGPVLFKQKRYGLNGKEIKVYKFRSMTAQDNGAVIKQATQNDPRVTPFGAFIRRTSLDELPQFINVLQGKMSIVGPRPHAVAHNEEYRKLVPKYMQRHLVKPGITGWAQINGWRGETDTLEKMEKRVQFDLHYINNWSLWLDIRIIILTIFKGFINKNAY; translated from the coding sequence ATGCTTAATGCCATCAAGCCTGACCATTCCGGTTTTGTTTGGATTCACCGCGTCATTGACGCTCTCCTCCCTATTCTCTTACTTCTAAGCCTTACTCAACTTCAAAATATTCCTTGGCACGACCGATACTTAACCATGGGGTTATTAGGCGGGTTCGTTTTTGTCATCGCCAGCCAAATGGTCGGCGTTTATCGCAGCTGGCGAGGCCGGTCCCTGTTTGCCAGCGCCAAACTCATTCTAAACGCTTGGCTGCTCACTTGGGCCACACTGATCGTTATTGCTTTTTTGTATAAAGACAGTGAAAATTTCTCACGCTTGGCCGTCACCCTTTGGGCCATCATCACGCCGATCATTTTAATCGGCTACCGCGTCACATTACGAACTGTCTTGGCCAAATACCGTATGCACGGTAATAACACCAAAACCATTGCCATTATCGGCGCAGGTAAAGTTGGCCAACATATTGCCAATATCATCCAAAACAACCCCTGGTTGGGCTACCGTGTCTGTGCTTTTTATGACGACAACACAGAGCTTCACAACACTCAGATAAACGACATTCCAGTCAAGGGATGCACCAATCAAATCGGTGACATCGTTAACCAAAATCACTACAGTGAAATTTATATTTGCCTACCCTTACGAGCCGAGCAAAAAATCAAACAAATCCTTAACGAACTCACCGACACCACCAGCGTCGTGAAATTCGTACCAGACCTATTTAGCTTCGATCTCATGCATGCCAAAACCAGTGAACTCAAAGGGATTCCCGTTTTCAGTGTGTACGACACGCCTCTCAGCTCGACCAGCAATCAAATCATTAAAAGGCTAGAGGACGTTGTCTTCTCGTCCATCATATTAGTACTCATCAGCCCAATACTTTTATGGATTGCCTTCATGGTCAAAAAAAGTTCTCCCGGCCCAGTTTTATTCAAACAAAAGCGCTATGGGCTTAATGGAAAAGAAATTAAGGTTTACAAATTTCGCTCTATGACCGCTCAGGACAACGGAGCCGTTATTAAGCAAGCCACACAAAACGACCCTAGAGTCACGCCTTTTGGTGCTTTTATTCGCCGCACAAGCTTAGACGAACTTCCTCAATTTATTAATGTATTGCAAGGCAAAATGAGCATTGTCGGCCCCAGACCTCATGCCGTAGCTCATAACGAAGAGTATCGGAAGCTTGTCCCCAAATATATGCAGCGTCACTTAGTGAAGCCAGGCATCACAGGCTGGGCACAAATCAACGGCTGGCGAGGTGAAACAGACACATTGGAAAAAATGGAAAAACGAGTGCAATTTGATTTGCACTACATTAACAACTGGTCATTATGGCTGGATATCAGAATTATCATTTTGACTATTTTCAAAGGGTTCATCAATAAAAACGCTTATTAA
- a CDS encoding DUF1972 domain-containing protein has product MNKTLLILGTRGVPASHGGFETFAENLAVYLVKQGWDVTVYCQESYENFGEVTESEWEGVRRIHIPVKGSGAKATVVFDYLSVRNALNQPGLVLTLGYNTALFNLWFRLKGKKNLINMDGIEWKRDKWAWYERVWLYFNERMGCLVGNHLIADHPEIKNHLKTRVSDEKITMIPYGARAVLTADESCLSPYGIQSKRYALLIARPEPENSILEVVQAFSAKKRNHYLVVLGRYEASNEYHSKVLAVASDEVKFIGAVYEHSTLDALRFFASLYIHGHTVGGTNPSLIEALGASQPVLAHDNQFNRWVAGGKSEYFNSVEECSAALDSLLNDGAKLSEMSDDSQKRFNELFTWKTVLKQYEDLLVRYIEKD; this is encoded by the coding sequence ATGAATAAGACGTTATTAATACTCGGTACGCGAGGCGTTCCTGCATCTCACGGGGGCTTTGAGACCTTTGCCGAAAATTTAGCCGTATATCTTGTGAAACAAGGGTGGGATGTAACGGTTTATTGTCAGGAGTCGTATGAAAATTTTGGTGAAGTCACGGAATCCGAGTGGGAGGGAGTTCGCCGCATCCATATCCCGGTGAAGGGCAGTGGTGCGAAAGCCACCGTCGTTTTTGATTATCTTTCCGTTAGAAATGCTCTAAACCAACCAGGCCTGGTATTAACATTGGGTTACAACACGGCATTATTTAATTTATGGTTCCGCCTGAAAGGCAAAAAAAACCTCATTAATATGGATGGAATTGAGTGGAAACGCGATAAATGGGCTTGGTATGAAAGAGTTTGGCTGTATTTTAATGAAAGAATGGGGTGTTTGGTTGGGAATCATCTGATTGCCGATCACCCAGAGATTAAAAATCATTTGAAAACACGTGTTTCAGACGAAAAAATTACAATGATTCCTTATGGTGCACGAGCTGTTTTGACGGCGGATGAGAGTTGCCTGTCACCGTATGGTATTCAATCGAAACGATATGCCCTGCTGATTGCCAGGCCGGAGCCGGAAAACAGTATTTTGGAAGTGGTTCAAGCTTTTTCGGCTAAGAAACGTAATCATTATTTAGTTGTGCTAGGGCGCTATGAAGCGTCTAATGAGTATCATTCGAAAGTGCTCGCGGTCGCGAGTGATGAGGTTAAGTTTATTGGCGCGGTTTATGAACATTCGACACTGGATGCTTTAAGGTTCTTTGCATCGCTTTACATTCACGGCCATACGGTTGGAGGAACGAACCCTTCGTTAATCGAAGCGCTGGGAGCTTCGCAACCGGTTTTAGCACACGATAATCAATTCAATCGTTGGGTCGCCGGAGGAAAATCCGAATATTTTAACAGTGTTGAAGAGTGTTCAGCTGCTTTGGATAGTCTATTGAATGATGGCGCCAAGTTGTCGGAAATGTCCGATGATTCTCAAAAACGGTTCAATGAGCTGTTTACTTGGAAAACGGTACTGAAACAATATGAAGATTTGTTAGTTCGTTACATAGAAAAGGATTAA
- a CDS encoding nucleotidyltransferase family protein: MEAVVLVGGLGTRLGYLTKLTPKPMLPIRNKPFLELLLKSVKKKGIDRVVLAVGYQKEVVQSYFDTNDRDLPQIVFSVEDKPLGTGGAICQALMQTESDSVFVLNGDSYLDLSFQDMKDQHEKANCDITIASCFVRPADRYGVMQVNDERQVISFEEKGKKPEGLINGGVYLLNKVIMRRVLDKIVEIPYSFEEDVLANRTLELIKCHFQVDGYFLDIGVPFDYEKAQKELYI, translated from the coding sequence ATGGAAGCAGTTGTTTTAGTTGGGGGGCTTGGCACTAGGCTAGGGTATTTGACAAAGCTAACTCCAAAGCCAATGCTACCAATTCGCAATAAGCCTTTTTTGGAGTTACTTTTGAAGAGTGTTAAAAAAAAGGGAATTGATAGGGTTGTCTTAGCAGTTGGGTATCAGAAAGAAGTTGTGCAGTCCTACTTTGATACAAATGACAGAGATTTACCCCAAATAGTTTTTTCTGTTGAAGATAAGCCTCTTGGAACAGGAGGAGCTATTTGCCAAGCTTTAATGCAAACGGAGTCTGATAGTGTGTTTGTTTTAAATGGTGATTCTTATTTGGATTTAAGCTTTCAGGACATGAAAGACCAGCATGAGAAGGCTAATTGTGACATAACAATTGCAAGCTGCTTCGTTCGCCCTGCGGATAGATATGGTGTGATGCAAGTAAATGATGAACGTCAGGTTATATCTTTTGAAGAGAAAGGAAAGAAGCCTGAAGGGTTGATAAATGGAGGGGTTTACTTGCTCAATAAAGTGATTATGAGGAGGGTGTTGGATAAAATTGTGGAAATTCCTTATTCATTTGAGGAGGATGTTCTTGCCAACAGAACATTAGAATTAATCAAGTGCCACTTTCAAGTAGATGGTTATTTTTTAGACATAGGTGTTCCATTCGACTATGAAAAGGCACAAAAAGAATTATATATATGA
- a CDS encoding D-sedoheptulose 7-phosphate isomerase: MGSQSLSHQYLKKHIEDSIYVKQSILEDSLLLSTLYDVSVLCVEAFRAGNKVILAGNGGSAADAQHIAAEFVSRFRFDRPGLPSLSLSTDTSMLTAIGNDYGYEKLFARQLQANGREGDVFIGISTSGTSKNVVEAMKVCPELGITSVGFTGQGGGLLVDLADHCLCVPSNSTAFIQESHIMLGHIICGFVEDSIFRK, translated from the coding sequence GTGGGTAGTCAATCACTAAGCCACCAGTATTTAAAAAAACATATTGAAGATTCAATTTATGTAAAACAATCAATTCTAGAAGACTCTCTTCTTTTGAGCACCTTGTATGATGTCTCAGTTTTGTGTGTTGAAGCTTTTCGAGCCGGTAATAAGGTCATTTTAGCTGGTAATGGTGGTAGTGCTGCGGATGCCCAGCATATTGCAGCAGAGTTTGTCAGTCGCTTCCGATTTGACCGTCCTGGGTTGCCTTCTCTGTCTTTGTCTACTGACACCTCAATGTTGACTGCAATCGGTAATGATTACGGGTATGAAAAATTGTTTGCGCGTCAGTTACAAGCAAATGGGCGTGAAGGTGATGTATTCATCGGAATCAGTACTTCCGGTACATCAAAGAATGTTGTTGAAGCCATGAAAGTCTGTCCTGAGCTTGGCATTACTTCTGTCGGGTTTACCGGCCAGGGGGGAGGGCTTTTAGTTGATTTGGCTGATCATTGTTTATGTGTTCCAAGTAACTCAACGGCATTTATTCAGGAATCACATATCATGCTAGGCCATATTATTTGTGGTTTTGTTGAAGATTCGATTTTTAGGAAATAA
- a CDS encoding GHMP family kinase ATP-binding protein, whose amino-acid sequence MKVRSRAPLRLGIAGGGTDVSPYCDEFGGAVLNATIDMYAYCTIIDQCEGKVEFEAQDIGKSFSGIPGMQDIAGDLVLHKAIYNRVMEDFNDGNYLSIKITTYSDAPAGSGLGSSSTLVVAILKAFQELLNLPLGEYDLAHLAYDIERIDCGLSGGKQDQYCAAFGGVNYMEFFSDDRVIVNPLRIKQHTLNELEASTLLFFTGVSRDSANIINDQIHAVEDLQKLEGLHKVKQSAAVMKEFILKSDICRLIEQQTSAWQAKKVTSALISNPLIEKISETVIGAGAKSLKVSGAGGGGFMMIFCDPDNRHHIQNKLRQYEGRFFNFHFTNTGAESWVVNH is encoded by the coding sequence ATGAAAGTTAGATCGCGCGCGCCATTGCGCTTAGGTATTGCTGGAGGCGGGACAGATGTTTCGCCGTACTGTGATGAATTTGGTGGAGCAGTGCTAAATGCTACGATTGATATGTATGCATATTGCACAATTATAGATCAGTGTGAGGGGAAGGTTGAGTTTGAGGCTCAAGATATAGGTAAGTCTTTTTCTGGTATTCCTGGTATGCAAGATATTGCTGGAGACTTGGTTTTACATAAAGCAATATACAATCGAGTTATGGAAGATTTTAATGATGGAAATTATTTATCAATAAAAATCACCACCTATTCTGACGCTCCGGCGGGAAGTGGTCTTGGATCATCTTCGACATTAGTGGTGGCAATTTTAAAAGCTTTTCAAGAGTTATTGAATTTACCATTAGGTGAATATGATTTAGCTCATTTAGCATATGACATAGAGCGAATTGATTGTGGCCTGTCAGGAGGGAAGCAAGATCAATATTGTGCCGCTTTTGGTGGGGTTAATTATATGGAATTTTTTTCCGACGACAGAGTCATCGTTAACCCTCTGAGAATTAAGCAGCATACTTTAAATGAACTTGAGGCTAGCACATTATTATTCTTTACAGGCGTCTCGAGGGATTCAGCGAATATTATCAATGACCAAATTCATGCCGTTGAAGATTTACAGAAATTAGAAGGTTTACATAAAGTAAAGCAAAGTGCTGCTGTGATGAAGGAGTTTATATTGAAATCTGATATCTGCCGTTTGATTGAGCAGCAAACAAGTGCTTGGCAAGCGAAGAAGGTAACTTCGGCTCTAATTTCTAACCCTTTAATTGAAAAAATTTCTGAAACGGTTATCGGTGCAGGAGCTAAAAGTTTGAAAGTATCTGGTGCTGGTGGGGGTGGGTTTATGATGATTTTTTGTGATCCTGACAACCGTCATCATATTCAAAATAAGTTAAGGCAATATGAGGGGCGGTTTTTTAATTTTCATTTTACGAACACAGGGGCTGAATCGTGGGTAGTCAATCACTAA
- a CDS encoding GDP-mannose 4,6-dehydratase, with protein MTKKVLITGFTGQVGSQLADFLLDQTDYEVVGMMRWQEPMDNLYDLTGRINNKERVSVFYADLNDFSAIARMLEEVRPDFIYHLAAQSYPKTSFNIPIETLQTNIIGTANLLEGIRQLKEKNGFDPVVHVCSSSEVYGRAKPGEVLNEDTKFHGASPYSISKIGTDYLGQFYGEAYGIKTFVTRMGTHSGPKRSDVFFESTVAKQIALIEAGFQEPIIKVGNLSSVRTFQDARDAVRAYYLLSQESYKGNVPCGETFNIAGEDAYKLPEVIDLLLSFSSRHDIKVETDSERLRPIDADYQMFDNTKIKSFIDWEPEIPTSKMFKDLLDHWRDEIKKGKVPLNR; from the coding sequence ATGACCAAAAAAGTTTTAATTACAGGATTTACAGGCCAGGTGGGGTCTCAGTTAGCAGATTTTCTATTAGATCAAACTGATTATGAAGTAGTGGGAATGATGCGTTGGCAAGAACCGATGGATAATCTATATGATTTGACTGGCCGAATTAATAATAAAGAGAGGGTCAGTGTATTTTATGCTGATTTGAATGATTTTTCGGCGATTGCCAGAATGCTTGAAGAGGTAAGGCCCGATTTTATTTATCATTTAGCGGCCCAGTCTTACCCAAAAACTTCATTTAATATTCCGATTGAAACTCTCCAAACAAATATTATTGGAACAGCCAATTTACTTGAAGGGATTAGACAATTAAAAGAGAAAAATGGTTTTGATCCAGTTGTACATGTCTGTTCATCAAGTGAAGTATATGGCAGGGCAAAGCCAGGGGAGGTTCTAAATGAAGATACTAAGTTTCATGGAGCCAGTCCATATAGTATTAGTAAAATTGGAACAGATTATCTTGGACAGTTCTATGGTGAGGCTTATGGTATAAAAACATTTGTTACCCGTATGGGGACTCACTCTGGGCCTAAAAGGAGTGATGTATTTTTTGAAAGTACTGTTGCTAAACAAATTGCTTTAATTGAGGCAGGGTTTCAAGAGCCAATCATTAAAGTTGGGAACCTGTCGAGTGTTAGGACATTTCAAGATGCCAGAGATGCGGTAAGGGCCTATTATCTTCTTTCGCAAGAGAGCTATAAAGGAAATGTACCTTGTGGTGAAACATTTAATATTGCTGGAGAGGATGCATATAAGTTGCCAGAGGTTATAGACTTGTTGCTAAGCTTTAGCAGTAGGCATGACATTAAAGTAGAGACGGACTCAGAAAGATTAAGGCCAATTGATGCAGATTATCAAATGTTTGATAACACAAAAATCAAATCATTTATTGATTGGGAGCCCGAGATTCCAACTTCAAAAATGTTTAAAGACCTATTAGATCACTGGCGTGATGAAATTAAAAAAGGAAAGGTTCCATTAAATAGATAA
- a CDS encoding NAD-dependent epimerase/dehydratase family protein, translating to MKPNVNGKIFILGWSGYIGQALCKRLEEQGEPVVKVGRNSSSDCIFDLETCNLLALDEVAAGDKFVFLAAISSPEECANNYSYSYKINVAHTSNVIEYLLNKSVHVLFSSSDVVYGRTEAPVDENSPINPGFAYAEMKAEVEKRFLQNNYFSVMRLSYVWSIGDKFTKFLLESSKNESNVEVFDPFVRSVVFLRDVIDFIDSFVVAKDQFPRLVNLSGPEFISRVQLAKEISRFVSFSYTVVHPDENFFKYRPDHIFMTSVYLSSVLKRKPYCMKEAMKISFKEYLEP from the coding sequence ATGAAACCAAACGTCAATGGAAAGATTTTTATACTGGGGTGGAGTGGTTACATTGGGCAGGCTTTGTGCAAAAGATTAGAAGAACAGGGTGAGCCAGTTGTAAAGGTGGGAAGGAATTCTAGTAGCGACTGTATATTTGATCTTGAAACATGTAATCTTTTGGCGTTGGACGAGGTGGCGGCAGGTGATAAGTTTGTCTTTCTGGCAGCGATATCTTCTCCTGAAGAGTGCGCTAATAACTATAGTTATTCTTATAAAATAAATGTTGCTCATACTTCTAATGTTATCGAATATCTTTTGAATAAAAGTGTCCATGTCTTATTTAGTTCCTCGGATGTCGTCTATGGGCGCACAGAAGCACCTGTTGATGAGAACAGTCCCATTAATCCTGGGTTTGCATATGCAGAAATGAAAGCAGAAGTTGAGAAACGATTTTTGCAAAATAACTATTTTTCTGTTATGCGCCTTTCTTATGTTTGGTCGATAGGTGACAAGTTTACAAAATTTTTATTGGAGAGCAGTAAAAATGAAAGTAATGTTGAGGTATTTGATCCTTTTGTCCGTTCAGTTGTTTTTTTAAGAGATGTAATCGACTTTATTGATTCTTTTGTTGTAGCTAAAGATCAATTCCCTCGGCTTGTAAATCTGTCTGGCCCTGAGTTTATTTCCCGTGTGCAGCTGGCTAAAGAAATTTCACGTTTCGTGTCTTTTTCTTACACTGTCGTTCACCCTGATGAGAATTTTTTTAAGTATCGACCAGATCACATTTTTATGACCAGTGTGTATCTGTCTAGTGTTTTAAAAAGAAAGCCTTATTGTATGAAAGAGGCAATGAAAATTAGTTTTAAAGAATATTTGGAGCCCTAA